TAAATTCGGCAAGCGGCGCAAGAGCGGCGCGCGAATCATTCGCGGCGCCCCCATCCCGGGGCTTGCCGTATTGCGGGATCTGCGAGTGGATGCGGTGGGGTAAACCGCTGTGTCAGGGGCAAGGCAACCCAAGACCCATCACTGCCCGGCACAGATCGGCCAGGGAAGCATTCGCACCCAAGGGGTGCAGATTCCTCAGCGTCCTCAGCGGAAATCATGCGAGGCGCCCGGCGCCACTTCCCCAAGATTCAGCCACTTCACCCGCTCCGCCCGCAAATGGACCGTTCCATGACGCGGTTGCGCCACCCCTTCCACACACAGAAAAGGCTCGGTCGTGAGCGTCAGACGACACGCTTCGAAGAGTCCCGGCGACACGATCACATTGGCAATGCCCGTCTCGTCTTCGAGGCTCACAAAGCAGATCCCCTTGGCCGTTCCCGGGCGCTGACGGCAGATCACCTGGCCCGCCACCTGTATCCGTTGCCCGAAGCGGGCCTGCCCCAATTCGGCGGCGGTCCAGACCTCGGGCAACCGCGCCCGCACCAGTGCCATCGGATGCGGGCCCGTGGTCAGCCCAAGTCCGCTGTAATCCGCCCCAGTCCGTTCCAGCAGATTCATGGGCCGAAGCGGGCCGGGATCTTCGTCCCGCATCGCATCCACGCCGGCACTCGCCCAGCGCTCGAACAGGTCATCCGGCCGTTCGAGCCGCTCGGCCTCCCATAAGGCGGCCCGCCGGTGCGGTGCGAAGACATTCAACGCACCCACCTCGGCGAGGATTCGGTGTTCAGCCGTACTGAACCGCGTGCGCCGCTTGAAATCGGCAAGGGACGCGAAGGGGCGCCGGTCCCTATCGGCGAGCATCTCCAGGGTACGGATTCGGGAGAGTCCGCGCACCTGGAGGAGTCCGAGGCGCAGCACCCGATCCGATTCAAGGGTGCATTCCCACCGGGACGTGCCCACACAAGCCGGGCGCACCCGCAGGCCGTGGCGGGCTGCGTCCTTGACCAGCGTGGCGGGGGTGTAGAAGCCCATCGGCTGGTTGTTGAGCAAGGCACAATAGAACTCGCCCGGCCGGTGGGCCTTGAGGTAGGCGCTGGCGTAGGCGAGGTGGGCGAAACTGATGGCGTGCGATTCCGGAAATCCGTAGAGCGCAAACGACCCCACCGCCCGGGCAATCTCGCCCGCCACCCCGGGAGCCAGCCCGGACCGGCGCATCGCCTCCTCAAGCCGCGATTGCGACCGGCGCATCCGCTCGTCGCTGCGATGAAAACTGAGCGCCTTGCGCAACTCCTCCGCCTCGTCCCCGGTGAAGTGCGCCAGAACCATCGCGATCTGCAGCATCTGTTCCTGAAACAGCGGCACCCCAAGGGTCCGCTCCAGCACCGGACGAACCCGCGGGTCCCAGTACCGAACCGGTTCGGCCCCCTCGCGACGTCGCAGGTAGGGGTGCGCCAGGTCGCCCTGGATGGGGCCGGGCCGGATGATGGCCACCTCGATGACCAGATCATAAAAGCAGCGCGGCTTCAGGCGCGGCAACGTCGCCATCTGCGCCCGGCTTTCCACCTGAAAAACACCCACCGTATCGGCGCGCCGCAGCAGTTCGAAGGTGGCCGGGTCGTCCTTGGGCAGACCGGCCAGCTCCACCGGGCTGCCCCGGTCGCGGGTCAGTTGCACGGCGTCCTGCAACACCGACATCATGCCGAGCCCAAGCAGGTCCACCTTGATGATCCCCAGATCCTCGCAGTCGTCCTTGTCCCACTGACAGACCACGCGCCCGGGCATGGCGGCGTTTTCCAGCGGCACCACCCGGTGCAGATCCCCCTGGCAGAGGATCATCCCGCCGGAGTGCTGACCCAGATGCCGCGGCAGCCGCGTCATCTGCCGGTAAAGCGCGGCGAACACCGGCGCCCGTGGATGGGATCGCGCCAGACCGGCCCGTTCCATCTGGGCTTCGAGGTCGAGGCTGTGCGGGAAGTCGCCGTGGGCAAACAGCGCCGAGAACCGATCCAGCATGTCCACGGGGAATCCCAGCACCTTACCCAGTTCGCGGGCCGAACTGCGTCCACGATAGCGGATCACCGTGGCCGTCATGGCGGCGCCGTGCGGCCCATACCGGCGGTACACCTCCTGGATCACCCGTTCCCGCCGCTCTCCGCTCGGCAGATCGAGATCGATGTCCGGCCAGCCCCGGCGGCCTTCGCTCAGGAAACGCTCGAACAGCACCTCGAACTTCACCGGGTCCACCGCGGTGATGCCCAGGCAGAAGCAGACCGCGCTGTTGGCCGCACTGCCGCGTCCCTGCACCAGAATGCCTTCCCGCCGGCAGAAGCGGATCAGGTCCGCGACGATGAGAAAATACCCCGCAAAGCCCAGTTTCCCGATCAGGGCCAGTTCCTTCTCCAGCAACGGACGCACCCGCCCGGGAACACCCCCGGGATACCGCTCGCGCGCCCCCTGCCACGTCCACTCCCGCAACACCCCTTCCATCGTCTCACCCGGTCCCACCGGAAACGTCGGGAAGGCGTAGCCCAGATCGTCGAGACCGAACCGGAGGCGTTCCGCCAACCGGACCGAGGCGTCCACGGCCCCGGGCAGATCGGCGAACAAGGCCGCCATCTCGGACGCCGTCTTGAGATGCCGCTCGCCATTGACCTCGAGCGTCCGGCCCGCCAGGTCGAGCGTGGTGTGCCCCCGCAGGCACGTGAACACATCCACCACCCGCCGTCCCTCGGGCGTCGCATACAACACCCCGTTGGTGGCCAGCAACGGCAGTCCCGCCGCCCCGGCCATCCCCACCGCCGCCCCGATCCACCGCTCCTCGCCCCGCCGCCGGTGCCGCTGCAACTCGACAAAAACACCGTCCCGCCCGAACGCCTGGACCAGCCGATCCAGCACCCTCTCCGGACCCCCGGGCACCCGCCCCAGCCAGGCCCGCGCCAGCGGCCCCTCGGCATCCCCGGTCAACGCCACCAATCCCGGCCCCGCCTCCGCCAGTTCGTCCCAGCGCACCCGCGCCCCGCCCTTGGCCGCACGCAGATGCGCCCGCGTGAGCAGCGCACTCAGATTGCGATACCCCGTCCGATCCTCCACCAGCACCGGCAGCACCGACCCGTCCTCCAACGTCAACTCCGCCCCGTGAATCGCACGCACCCCGGCCGCACGGGCCGCCCCGGAGAGCCGCGGCGCCCCGTACAATCCGAGCCGGTCGCACATCCCCAACGCCGGCAGCTCCAGTTCGGCGGCCCGTTCAGCCAGCGTTTCCGGCAGGGAACCCGCCCGCAAGAAACTGAACGCGCTCCGGGCATGCAGTTCGACGTAGCCCGCCTTCCTCCCCCGCTGGACGCGCGCCTTCAATCCAGTTCCCCCTCGATGCGCCACCCGCCCGCCTCGCACACCCAGCGCAGCACCCGCCCCTGCTCGTCCCCGGCATCCCACGTCTCCCGGTCCCACGCCTCCGCATCCCACCACCGCCCGGACGCCCGCCATGGCCCCGCCGCCGTCCTCCATGCCGGACGTTCCCCCGCGAACGGACGGGCCGGACGCCACCGCCGGATCGGCACCGGCCGCAGCACCTCCGGCACCGGCTCCTCCAGCCCCGCCCATTCCCCATCGAAGTCCGGTGGCACCATCGTCACCGCGTCGGTCCGGTGACTGTCCTCCCGCCGTGGCGATCCCACACGGTCGGCCCCAACCAGCGCGGCCAGCCGGGCCAGCGTCTCCTGAAACCGGTGCGGATCCCGGACCGCCACCTCGAACAACCCGAACTGCCGCTGCTCCGGCCGCGCCGGCTCGGCCCGCAACCCCACCGCCCGCACCGGCGATTCCGTCCGCACTCCCTCAAGGTGGGTGTGAAGCATCCGGAACAGCACCTCCACCCGGCAGGTCGGCTGCGGCACCTCAAGACGCCGCTCGATCCGTTCGCCCGAGGCCAGATCCAACCGCAGGATCAACACCCCGGCCACCTGCCCGCAGGCCTCCAAACGACGTCCCAGTCCCTCCAAAAACCGTCGCAACACAAACAGCAGCGGTTCGAGCGTCTCGATCTCGGCCTCGAAGGTCCGCTCCTCCCCGAACCGTTCGGCCGGCGCCGCCAGCTTCAACGGACGCGTGGCCGTCACCGATGCGGCCGCCAGCAGCGCCAGCGCCTCCAGACCCAGCCGGTCCGCCAGATCGGTCGCCCCCAGCGCCAGCAATTCGCCCACCGTCGCCAGCCCCCAACGCCCCAGGCGGTCCGCCGCATCGCTCGAGGGTTCCAACGCAGCAATCGGCAGCGACCCCACCATCGCGGCAGGATCCCGGACCGTCGCCACACCCGGCACCGGCGCTCCATCGCCGGCCCGCCGTTCCATGAACCGTGGCGAATCGTGAATCGCGAATCGCGAATCGCCGAAGCCCGGTTCGCGATCGTCACCCGGGTCCGGATTCTCGTTCACCCCGCTTTCCAGAAGCATCGAATCGGGATGCCACCCCACGCCCGCCGTGGACGGTTCCCCTCCCCAGCGGGCCGCATGCCGCGCCACATTCGGCGTCGGCCCGATGCCCACGCGCACCCGCCAACCCAGCGCCGCCAGAGCCTCGATCAACCGTCGTCCCCACGCCGCCCGCGCCGCCTCGGGCACCGGACCCGGTCCGTTCCAGTCCGGCAGGCCCCGCAAATCCAGCATCACCCATCCCGGCGCCGTGGCCTCCAGGTGCGGCGAGAAGGCGTAGGCCCCCTGAAGCAGAGTCTCCCCCGCCGCCTCTTCCGCCGCCGGCACCCGCGCCCGGATGGACACCTCCCGGCAACGCGCCAGCGCCTGGGGTGCCGTCATCCCGTCCACCACCCCCGCCGCCCGCGCCGACCTCGTGGCCTCGATCACCCGGGGAGCCGTCGTTCCTCCCTCCACCAGGGCCACCGGACGTCCCCACACCTCGGGTTCATGACGCAGCGCCGCCTGCAACGCGAACTGCGGCACATGGATCGCCGCAAACCTCCCGGGAACGCCGGCCTCCGTCTCGCAGATTCCAACAGGGTTGCTCATCGCTCGTCCCCCTACCCGGCCACCGCCGCCGCGCCGGTCCGTCCCGCCGCCTCCCGCAACCGCCCGAAACGCAGCCGGGCCAGCACCATCGCCGGCTCCTCCCGCAGCGCCTCGATCCCCAGCCCGCTTCGCGCCTCCACCCGCACCCCCACCGCCCCCACCATCGGCCACGGAGTCACCACCAGCAGGGACGTGCCCTGATGCTCCGCAATCCGTCCCAGCCGATGCCACACACTCGATGGGATCCGCCGCAGCTCGGACGCCGGGTTCATCTTCAGATCCAGGACCACACACGGCAGATTGCGGTCCCGCAACACCACGTCCGCCGCCTTCAACGCCTCCTCCGCCTTCCCGCAACGCACCCACAACAACCGCGCCAGCTCCCGTTCCGTCGGCGCATCGGCATCGAAACTGTCCGCCCCGTCGATCAACGCCAGAAATCCCCCGTCCGCCACCGTCCGCGCCAGCAACGCATGCAGCACCTGGGCACTGCCCGATCCCGGCCCCGTCCCGACCAGTTCCGTCAATCCGCCCCGCACCAACCCTCCCCCCAACACCGCATCCAGGGCCGGCACCCCGGTTGGCCAGGGCGGTGCCCCGCCGGGCCGCCGGGCCCGATGAGCCTCCGGAAAACGCTCACCCAGCATCCGGCGCAGTTCGACAATGTTCGTGGCAGCGGGCATGGCGGCTCCAGACTCCGGCGCGGAGAACCACCCTAGCGCCCCGCCCCTGCCGGGAAACCGGAATCTTTCGCCGCCCATCCTGCCCGACCCGGTGGGACATCCGCGGTCCACCTGCCGACCGGATCGCTCCCGCTTTTCGCCACCTCAGACTTTTCCCGTGCAACGGGCGCCCGGTCCTGCTTGCATGCCGCATCCTCCGGTGGATGGCTCCTCAACCCTTCGACGGGCGGACGGCCAACCCCGGCGGTGCGACCTCACCCTCAACCCTTCAAGTTGAACATGTCCCGAAAACGAATCTGGCTGCTGGTGGGCGGGATCCTTGCCGTGACCGGCGTCGCCGCCCTGCTGGCACTGGCCGCGGCAGCGCAATTCATCCTGAACCGCAGCGGCATGAATCTCGCGGATCTCAGGGCCCTGCTCGGCAACCCCGCGGCTGCCCACCGCGCCGATGCCGAGGCCCGCGAGCGCGACCCCCGCTGGCAGCCGTCCTGCCAGGAGATCGCCGTCATCCGGCCCGCCAGGGAAGGCGTGCCCGGCGAGGTGCGGAACTTCGTCGTGGACACCACCGGACGCCTTCTGGTGACCGTGGTCGCGCCCGAGGGCGAGGCGGCGGGCATCCCAGCCGGCACCCCGGGCGCCCTGCTGCGGTTCTCCGCCGCCGGCAAGCTGGAAAAGGCCCTGCCGCTGGACCTTCGACCCAACGCCATCGCCCTGGGGCCGGACGGCACCGTGTTCGTCGGCGGCAGCGGACGGCTTCTCCACCTGGATGCCGGGGGCCGGGTGCTGGCCACGGCAGGTTCACCGGTGGCGCAGCTTGCCGTGTCGCTCACTCCCGAACTGGAGGAAATGGCCAGGGACACGGCGCGCCATACCCAGCGCCCGGCCGAGGAGGAGCTGGACCGGCTGCGACGCTCGCTCGATGAGCGCCGCGCGGTGGTCGGCAGCCTGGCCGCCACCGACCGGGACCTCTTCGTGGCCCTGCCCGCCCCGCAGGATTTCACCTGGCGCGTGTACCGGTACGACCTGGATCTCACCAGACACGAACTGGTGGCCGAACGCCTTCGCGGCTGCTGCGGGGAAATGAACCTCGGCGCGGATGCCGACAGCCTCTACGTGGCCCACAACGGCCGCCATCGCGTCGAGCGACGCAACCGCGATGGCCGGGAAGTCGCGCAGTTCGGCCGTCCGGGCAAGACCGACCCGGCACACTTCGGCGGCTGCTGCGAGCCCAAGAATCTGCGCGTGCTGGCCGATGGCGACGTGCTGGTGGGCGAATCGGGTCCGCCCACCTGTATCAAGCGGTTCTCCGCGAGCGGCGAATTCATCGAGGTTCTCGCCGTGACCGGCAGCAGCGGCGATTGCGTGCGCATGACGGTGGATGTCAGCCCGGACGGCCGGCAGTTCTACCTTCTCGACACGAAGCAACGGGCCATCCGCGTCTTCGCGCGCAAGGGCTGAGTTCCGAAGCACCGGACACCGCCTTCCGCCACCCATGCGCCACGTCCCCCGAATCGGTCTGGCGGCCGCCCTGGTGGTCGCGCTGGCACTGGCCGCGGTGGGCGTGTGGTTCATCCAGGCCAAACTCCGCGCGCCACCTCAGAAACCCCTGCTCCTGCTGGTGGCCGACCCCCTCGCCCGCGAACTGGCCTGCGCCTGCGTCCCCGGCTTCGGTCAACGGGACTACCGCCGCCTGGCCCGCCACCTCGAAGACGCCCTCAGGTGCCAGGTGGCGATCGAGTTCGCGGATGACGTGGCGGACTCCCTGGGGCGTCTGCCCGCCGGGCCGGACCTCGTCGTCATCGGTGAACGCTCCGTCACCGCCAGCGCGGCAGCCAATGCCGGCCGTTCCCTGCAACCGCTGGCGGAACTCACCGGCCTGGACGGCACCGCGACCGTTTCGGCGGTGGTGACGGCCCGACGGGACGACCCGGCCGCCAGCCTGGCTGAATTGGCTGGCCGCACGATCCTGGTCGGATTGTCAGGCGCCGACGCCGCCCAATCGGCATTCGCCGAAGGGCTCGTGGAGGCGGGGTTGAACCCGACCCCTCAGCTCGTCCAGCGCGGATACGATGCGAAGGTCGGACTGGACGTGCTGGACAGTGCCGCAACGCCGCCCCCGGTGGCAGTGATGCCGGAGTATGTGCTGCGGCTGCTCGAAGGCTGCGGCAGCATCACTCCAGGGAGCCTGAAAGTGATCGGTCGCACGGCGCCGCAACCCTTCGTCACGGTGTTCACCGACCCGACGATGCTGCCGGAGCGGGTGACGAACCTGCGGGAGGCGCTGCTCGGCCTCGATGACACGCTTCGCCAGGCGCTGGAATCCCGCGACGGCTTCCGCACGGCCGCCCCGGCGGCATCCGCCGCACCGGATTGGCCGGACTGGCGTGGTCCCGGCCGCGATGGTCGGGTGCCGAAACTGCCCTCCCGCCTGCCGGACGCGGTGACGCTCGTATGGAAACGGGCAGCCATGCCTGACGGTCTGGCGGGTCTCAGTGCGGCGGAAGGGCGTGTGATCCTGGCCGAACGCGACCTGGCCGACGAAAGCGACGTGTATCGCTGCCTGGACGCCGACACCGGGGAAACCGTCTGGCGCGCAGAATTTGCGGCGCCCGGCCGCCTGGATTACGGGCAGTCGCCACGAGCCACCCCGGTCCTCCATGGCGGGCGGGCCTATCTGCTCGGCGCCTTCGGGGAATTGCGCTGTGTGGACCTGGCGGACGGACGGCTCCGCTGGCGGCGGAATCTGATCGGGGAATTTCATGGCACGCTCCCGCCCTGGGGCACCTGCTCCACGCCGCTGATCGTGGACGGACTGGTCATCGTGAATCCTGGCGCGCCAACCGCCGGGGTGGCGGCACTGGATGCAGACACCGGTCAGACCCGCTGGACTTCACCCGGCACCCAGGCCGCCTACGCCTCGTTCATCGTCGTGGACGCCGGAGGAGGTCGGCAGCTCGTGGGCCTGGACGCACAATCGGCGGGCGGCTGGGACCCCCGCACCGGGAAGCGCCTGTGGGAACGGCGGCCCGCCCGATCCGGCGACTTCAACGTGCCAACGCCCGTCCATGCGGGCGGCGCGCTCATCTTCTCCGCGGAAAGCAATGGCACCCGCCTGTACCGGTTCGGGCCGGACGGGATCCCCGCCGCCCAGCCCGACGCCGTCTTCGCAAACCTGGCCCCGGACACCATGACTCCGGTGGCAACGGCCGGACGCCTGTTCGGCGTCCACGACGGCCTCCACTGCCTCGATCTCGCCCGCGGGCTCGCACCGGTCTGGCACTGGGACGACCCGGCGTTGGGCGATTACGCCACGTTGCTGGCGGACGACGAACGGGTCCTGCTGATCACCGCAGCCGGGGAACTCGTGCTGTTCGATGCCCGGGCGGATCAACCCGTCGTGCTCTCAAGGTTGCTCGTGCTCCCGGACGAGGCCGATGTGTACTGCCACCCTGCGCTGGCCGGTTCGCGCCTTTACCTGCGCGGCGCCAGCCTGGTCCTGTGCGTGGATCTCTCACCGCAGTCGGACCGGACCCATTCCCTCCCATGAACGCCATGAAGACCGTCGCCCCACTGCTCCTCGCCTGGCTGGCCCTGGCATGCTCGCCCGACAACGCCGTCCGCCCCGGCGCCCATCTCCTCCCGGAACTGCGGGACTACGTGGAGAGTCTCGCAGGCGAACTGGACCAGGTGCCCCCCGAACGTCGCGCAGTGCTCGATGAAGTGGCGTCCGACATGCTGGCCCGTCTTCGCGCCGGACACCTGGCCGACCTGACCTTCATCTGCACCCATAACTCGCGGCGTTCCCATCTCTCCGAAATCTGGGCGGCCACGGCGGCCTATCATCATGGCCTGCAGCGCGTGCGGGCCTTCTCCGGCGGCACCGAGGTGACGGCATGCAACTGCCGCACCGTGACCGCCATGCGCCGGGCCGGGTTCGAAATCACCGACGCCACCTCGGGCGACAACCCGCTCTACCTCGTCCGCTACGCCGCCGATCGCCCCCCCGTGCGGGCCTACTCGAAGCTCTACCACGCGGACGCCAACCCGCGGGAGGGCTTCATCGCCCTGATGACGTGCAGCTCGGCCGATCTCTCCTGCCCTGCGGTGGCCGGCTCCGTGGCGCGCCATGCCATGCACTACGCCGACCCGCGTCTCTGCGACGATCTGCCCACGGAAACCCAGGCCTACGACGAGCGCTGCCGCGAGATCGCCCGCGAAATCTTCTACCTCATGCACACCGTGCGCCTCCACCTCGCCGGACCGGGAGCCGGCTGACCTGTCGCTCGATCGTGACCTCCGCGGGACCTCGGGCCGCAGGATCCCGCTTGGCGCCCGGAACCCGGGTGACTACGTTTCTGCCGTATGGGTCACACATTCACGGTTCGTCTTCCCGAGCACCTCGCGCGTTGGTTGGAGGAGACCGCGGCGACGGCCGGCATCTCGCAGGGCCGGCTGATTCGGGAACAACTGGAGAAGGCCATGGCGGGCGGTCGTGAGCGGTCCTTCATGCGGCTGGCAGGTACCCATCAAGGGGCTGCCGACCTCTCCTCCCGCAAGGGATTCACCAGGTCATGAAGGGCATCGCCGACACCGGTTTTCTTGTGGCGTTTGCCAACCGGCGGGACCGGCACCACGACTGGGCGGCAGGCGTTGCCCGCCAGGTGACCGAACCCCTCCTGACCTGCGAAGCTGTACTGGCGGAGGCCACATTTCATCTGCGGGACGCCCCGCTCGTGCTGGCCATGGTCCGCGAGGGTTTGGTCGAGCTGGCGTTCGACTGCAACGATCATCTGCCGCAACTGGCGGCCCTTGCGGAAAAGTACCGCGACCGCCAACCCGACCTCGCTGATCTCTGCCTGGTGCGCCTGAGCGAACTGCATCCCAAACACGCGGTGATCACCGTGGACCGCGACGACTTCCGCATCTACCGGCGCAACAAACGCGAGGTCATCCCGCTCATCTCGCCCAGGGGCGCCTGACTGAGCCGTATCCATGCCGTAAGCAGAAAAGCCCGCGAATCCATTCGCCTTGCCGATGCCGGCTCCGGTGCCGCGCATCCCGGATTTATCGGGAGAGTGCGAACTTCGCGAAGCGTCGTCTCGGAGGGCCGGGTTCCACGAGGCCGCAGCGGAGTGGTGCCATGGATTGAGGACTCACAGAACTCGTCCCTCCGATTCGCTGCCTCCTCACCCACAACTCCGGGATGCACCGGCTCCGGTGACCCGACTGGAGGCAATCTCGACAGGATTCCTCGAACTGGTACGCTCGCCCCCGTCGTGCGGGAGGACCCAGCGACCAGCCTTGATGGCCTGGCTCGAACCGTCCTCCAACCGGGTCGCTCCCATAGCTCAAATGGATAGAGCAGCGGTTTCCTAATTCGATCCGGCGCGTTTTGGCCCATTTGGACCCACCCAGCCATAAGCAGACAACTCCCTGTCTCCAAACCAGTTCCACCGGCGCCCCCTTCTGCCACAACGGGACCCTTGCAGCCCCAAAATTCCGGCTTTGGGTGACAACGCGGGTGACAAGATTTCGCGTCACTGGGATCACCCGCG
This portion of the Verrucomicrobiia bacterium genome encodes:
- a CDS encoding error-prone DNA polymerase; amino-acid sequence: MAGVRAVVGCGGVGPGDVGCRGRAGAGAALGVRGGRVAHRGGTGLKARVQRGRKAGYVELHARSAFSFLRAGSLPETLAERAAELELPALGMCDRLGLYGAPRLSGAARAAGVRAIHGAELTLEDGSVLPVLVEDRTGYRNLSALLTRAHLRAAKGGARVRWDELAEAGPGLVALTGDAEGPLARAWLGRVPGGPERVLDRLVQAFGRDGVFVELQRHRRRGEERWIGAAVGMAGAAGLPLLATNGVLYATPEGRRVVDVFTCLRGHTTLDLAGRTLEVNGERHLKTASEMAALFADLPGAVDASVRLAERLRFGLDDLGYAFPTFPVGPGETMEGVLREWTWQGARERYPGGVPGRVRPLLEKELALIGKLGFAGYFLIVADLIRFCRREGILVQGRGSAANSAVCFCLGITAVDPVKFEVLFERFLSEGRRGWPDIDLDLPSGERRERVIQEVYRRYGPHGAAMTATVIRYRGRSSARELGKVLGFPVDMLDRFSALFAHGDFPHSLDLEAQMERAGLARSHPRAPVFAALYRQMTRLPRHLGQHSGGMILCQGDLHRVVPLENAAMPGRVVCQWDKDDCEDLGIIKVDLLGLGMMSVLQDAVQLTRDRGSPVELAGLPKDDPATFELLRRADTVGVFQVESRAQMATLPRLKPRCFYDLVIEVAIIRPGPIQGDLAHPYLRRREGAEPVRYWDPRVRPVLERTLGVPLFQEQMLQIAMVLAHFTGDEAEELRKALSFHRSDERMRRSQSRLEEAMRRSGLAPGVAGEIARAVGSFALYGFPESHAISFAHLAYASAYLKAHRPGEFYCALLNNQPMGFYTPATLVKDAARHGLRVRPACVGTSRWECTLESDRVLRLGLLQVRGLSRIRTLEMLADRDRRPFASLADFKRRTRFSTAEHRILAEVGALNVFAPHRRAALWEAERLERPDDLFERWASAGVDAMRDEDPGPLRPMNLLERTGADYSGLGLTTGPHPMALVRARLPEVWTAAELGQARFGQRIQVAGQVICRQRPGTAKGICFVSLEDETGIANVIVSPGLFEACRLTLTTEPFLCVEGVAQPRHGTVHLRAERVKWLNLGEVAPGASHDFR
- a CDS encoding PQQ-binding-like beta-propeller repeat protein codes for the protein MRHVPRIGLAAALVVALALAAVGVWFIQAKLRAPPQKPLLLLVADPLARELACACVPGFGQRDYRRLARHLEDALRCQVAIEFADDVADSLGRLPAGPDLVVIGERSVTASAAANAGRSLQPLAELTGLDGTATVSAVVTARRDDPAASLAELAGRTILVGLSGADAAQSAFAEGLVEAGLNPTPQLVQRGYDAKVGLDVLDSAATPPPVAVMPEYVLRLLEGCGSITPGSLKVIGRTAPQPFVTVFTDPTMLPERVTNLREALLGLDDTLRQALESRDGFRTAAPAASAAPDWPDWRGPGRDGRVPKLPSRLPDAVTLVWKRAAMPDGLAGLSAAEGRVILAERDLADESDVYRCLDADTGETVWRAEFAAPGRLDYGQSPRATPVLHGGRAYLLGAFGELRCVDLADGRLRWRRNLIGEFHGTLPPWGTCSTPLIVDGLVIVNPGAPTAGVAALDADTGQTRWTSPGTQAAYASFIVVDAGGGRQLVGLDAQSAGGWDPRTGKRLWERRPARSGDFNVPTPVHAGGALIFSAESNGTRLYRFGPDGIPAAQPDAVFANLAPDTMTPVATAGRLFGVHDGLHCLDLARGLAPVWHWDDPALGDYATLLADDERVLLITAAGELVLFDARADQPVVLSRLLVLPDEADVYCHPALAGSRLYLRGASLVLCVDLSPQSDRTHSLP
- a CDS encoding PIN domain-containing protein; amino-acid sequence: MKGIADTGFLVAFANRRDRHHDWAAGVARQVTEPLLTCEAVLAEATFHLRDAPLVLAMVREGLVELAFDCNDHLPQLAALAEKYRDRQPDLADLCLVRLSELHPKHAVITVDRDDFRIYRRNKREVIPLISPRGA
- a CDS encoding protein-tyrosine-phosphatase, whose product is MNAMKTVAPLLLAWLALACSPDNAVRPGAHLLPELRDYVESLAGELDQVPPERRAVLDEVASDMLARLRAGHLADLTFICTHNSRRSHLSEIWAATAAYHHGLQRVRAFSGGTEVTACNCRTVTAMRRAGFEITDATSGDNPLYLVRYAADRPPVRAYSKLYHADANPREGFIALMTCSSADLSCPAVAGSVARHAMHYADPRLCDDLPTETQAYDERCREIAREIFYLMHTVRLHLAGPGAG